Proteins encoded in a region of the Nitrospira sp. genome:
- a CDS encoding TolC family protein: protein MQHRQAIVWCVLASLGLQAGAASAATPETQPVPLEMKPAATMSSPAYPDLIKGTVPQQPQTEAVRLSLNDTVALFLRQNFDLLITKFGIDYAMGQQITARLFPNPVLSIASVGAYGQGQNFLQRGQVYPQIQQLFELAGKRGYRMESAGFGTQSAEANFEDAIRQLTFTVKDAYFRVQLAQRRLALAEENRGRFMRILEVNTIRFKKGYIAEVDLIRIRLQIIDFQSQIIQAIQEGIAARADLRVLLALSPSTDLLLTTELDYHRLDPDVVNLQKVAQDARPDIRAKRLMQAQRQADLRLAQSYRVPDVTIGAGLALQGPKGPDNQQQVGLNVGVPLLLFNRNQGGIRQAEVSMQTAETSVNKALVQVQNEVETAYRNLRESQRLVETYRGGVLEDARLTLTIVEKAYERGGATILDLLDAARTSRAIQQNYIETLYNYQRNIFMLENAVGKEIAS from the coding sequence GTGCAGCATCGACAGGCCATAGTGTGGTGTGTGCTGGCAAGTCTCGGTCTGCAGGCTGGTGCGGCAAGTGCGGCGACGCCTGAAACCCAGCCGGTTCCGCTGGAGATGAAGCCGGCAGCGACCATGTCATCCCCGGCCTATCCCGACCTGATCAAGGGCACGGTGCCGCAGCAGCCGCAAACGGAGGCTGTTCGCCTGAGCCTTAATGACACCGTCGCGCTGTTCCTCCGTCAGAACTTCGACCTGCTCATCACCAAATTTGGCATCGATTACGCCATGGGCCAGCAGATCACGGCGCGGTTGTTCCCAAACCCAGTCTTGTCGATCGCCAGTGTCGGGGCCTACGGGCAAGGCCAGAATTTCCTGCAGCGAGGGCAGGTCTATCCGCAAATCCAGCAGCTCTTCGAGCTAGCCGGCAAACGCGGCTATCGCATGGAGAGCGCGGGATTTGGGACGCAGTCGGCTGAGGCCAATTTCGAGGATGCGATCCGCCAGCTCACCTTCACGGTCAAGGATGCCTACTTCCGCGTGCAACTGGCCCAGCGCCGCCTGGCGCTGGCGGAGGAAAATCGCGGCCGGTTCATGCGCATTCTCGAGGTCAACACGATCCGGTTTAAAAAGGGCTACATCGCCGAGGTCGACCTGATCCGGATCCGGCTACAGATTATCGACTTCCAGTCCCAGATCATTCAGGCCATTCAGGAGGGCATCGCCGCGCGGGCCGATTTGCGTGTGCTGCTGGCGCTCTCGCCCTCGACCGATCTTCTGCTGACGACGGAGCTGGATTATCACCGGCTGGATCCGGACGTGGTCAATCTGCAGAAAGTGGCGCAGGATGCCCGCCCAGACATCCGCGCCAAGCGGCTTATGCAGGCGCAGCGGCAGGCGGACCTCAGGTTGGCGCAATCGTATCGCGTACCGGATGTGACCATTGGCGCGGGACTGGCGTTGCAGGGGCCGAAGGGCCCCGACAACCAACAGCAGGTCGGGCTCAATGTCGGCGTGCCGCTGTTGCTGTTCAACCGCAATCAGGGCGGCATCAGACAGGCGGAGGTGTCGATGCAAACCGCCGAGACGAGCGTAAATAAAGCCCTCGTGCAGGTGCAGAACGAGGTCGAAACTGCCTACCGGAACCTGCGCGAGAGCCAACGGCTGGTCGAGACCTACCGGGGTGGTGTGTTGGAGGATGCGCGCCTGACTCTGACGATCGTGGAAAAAGCCTACGAGCGGGGCGGCGCGACGATTCTCGATCTGCTCGATGCCGCCCGGACCTCGCGGGCGATTCAGCAAAATTACATCGAGACCCTCTATAATTATCAGCGGAATATCTTTATGCTGGAAAACGCCGTCGGGAAGGAGATTGCTTCGTGA
- a CDS encoding spermidine/putrescine ABC transporter substrate-binding protein, which yields MAKRTGSVLVRAACATAMLVACQVSSDDPVPGKILYYYTWSDYAGPELLKEFEQRHNVRVVIDTFSSNEELLAKLQSGASGYDVTVPSDFMVAIMAKQGLLADLEPDRIPNARALEDVLQRMPVDPSHRFSVPYLWGTVGIGYDSAVLPTPPDSWAVLWDERYRGRISMLNDQREVVGAVLRSLGQSMNTRDPAVLGQARDVLLRQKPLVKTYSSDHYDQLLASGEVVLAHGWGGPVARAMALKPSIRYVVPKEGATIWADCLVIPRTSRNKELARAFINYLLDREVAARTSEQLLFASANREAKALVKESVRNNPAVYPLPASLGHVEWMMDVGEAIRLYDRIWTELKVS from the coding sequence ATGGCTAAGCGAACGGGGAGCGTGCTGGTCCGCGCCGCCTGCGCCACCGCAATGCTGGTCGCCTGCCAGGTCTCGTCTGATGATCCGGTTCCCGGCAAGATCCTCTACTACTACACCTGGTCGGACTATGCAGGCCCCGAGCTGCTCAAGGAATTCGAGCAGCGGCATAACGTGCGGGTTGTCATTGATACCTTCAGCAGCAACGAAGAACTGCTGGCAAAACTGCAAAGTGGCGCGTCCGGCTATGATGTGACCGTCCCGTCGGACTTCATGGTTGCCATCATGGCGAAGCAGGGCCTGCTGGCCGACTTGGAGCCGGACAGGATTCCCAATGCCCGTGCACTCGAGGACGTCCTCCAGCGGATGCCAGTGGACCCCTCGCACCGTTTTTCGGTGCCCTATCTCTGGGGCACGGTCGGCATCGGTTACGATTCGGCCGTGCTGCCCACACCACCGGACAGTTGGGCGGTGCTGTGGGACGAGCGCTACAGGGGCCGGATCAGCATGCTCAACGATCAGCGGGAAGTAGTGGGCGCGGTGCTGCGTTCACTGGGCCAGTCCATGAATACGCGCGATCCGGCTGTGTTGGGGCAGGCTCGTGACGTACTGCTGCGCCAGAAGCCGCTGGTAAAAACCTACTCGAGCGACCATTACGACCAGTTGCTGGCTTCCGGCGAAGTGGTGCTGGCGCACGGATGGGGCGGGCCGGTCGCGCGGGCCATGGCGCTCAAGCCGTCCATTCGGTATGTCGTGCCGAAGGAGGGCGCAACGATCTGGGCGGACTGTCTTGTGATTCCCAGGACGTCGCGCAACAAGGAGCTGGCCAGGGCGTTCATCAATTATCTGCTGGATCGCGAGGTGGCGGCCCGCACGAGCGAGCAGCTGCTCTTTGCTTCGGCAAACCGGGAGGCCAAGGCACTGGTGAAGGAGAGCGTGCGCAACAACCCCGCGGTCTATCCGTTGCCGGCCAGTCTGGGCCATGTGGAATGGATGATGGATGTGGGAGAGGCGATTCGGCTCTATGACCGTATCTGGACGGAATTGAAAGTGAGCTAA
- a CDS encoding ABC transporter permease — protein sequence MRAASRWLVAVSGAVLGLLYLPIVILIVFSFNAARLSAVWQGFSWQWYHRLAQDPALITSLENSLLVAAVSTITALALGVAAAVGLERGTSRWREMAEGALLAPLVMPEIMMGVGLLLLFVMIKMPLGLPTVVIGHATFNVPVVMVIVQARLRKLDPRLEEAARDLGATPWQAFRRVTLPLLQPAIAGAGVMAFTVSLDDFLVSFFTAGPGATTLPLKAYSMIKTGISPEINALSALLVLVSMTLVCGSLLLQRKAVDG from the coding sequence ATGCGAGCAGCGTCGCGCTGGCTAGTGGCCGTGAGTGGGGCCGTGCTGGGACTGCTCTATCTGCCGATCGTAATTCTGATCGTCTTTTCGTTCAACGCGGCCAGGCTTTCGGCGGTGTGGCAGGGCTTTTCGTGGCAGTGGTATCACCGGCTGGCTCAGGATCCTGCGCTCATCACATCGCTGGAGAACAGTCTGTTGGTAGCGGCTGTGTCCACGATCACTGCGCTGGCGTTGGGTGTCGCTGCAGCGGTCGGGCTCGAACGGGGGACGTCCCGATGGCGTGAAATGGCCGAAGGCGCGCTGCTGGCCCCACTAGTGATGCCGGAAATCATGATGGGCGTCGGGTTGTTGCTGCTGTTTGTCATGATCAAGATGCCGCTGGGCCTGCCGACGGTGGTCATTGGCCATGCGACGTTCAACGTGCCGGTCGTCATGGTGATTGTGCAGGCGCGGCTGCGTAAGCTTGATCCGCGGCTGGAGGAGGCCGCGCGCGACCTGGGTGCCACGCCGTGGCAGGCCTTCCGCCGCGTGACATTGCCTTTGTTGCAACCGGCGATAGCCGGGGCGGGGGTGATGGCCTTTACCGTCTCGCTGGACGATTTTCTAGTGTCTTTCTTTACGGCGGGCCCGGGCGCTACGACGCTGCCGCTCAAGGCCTATTCGATGATTAAGACCGGCATCTCGCCGGAGATTAACGCCCTATCGGCGCTCCTGGTCCTCGTGTCCATGACGCTGGTCTGCGGTTCGTTGCTGTTGCAGCGGAAAGCTGTTGATGGCTAA
- a CDS encoding HEAT repeat domain-containing protein has protein sequence MTLERFASISAVMALAVVGGLADLVAAQVPDARQTPYGYEMPPQRQEAPDTSIAPSNKPLSAEEAQRAEALLPLLEGKQEFWAIGEFVHLGKPAVPVLAKALGMPSPRIRYNAIETMLMIKDPSAVPALLEVAKKLEELSRIREHALRVAVRLDGAMTAPAIEAMAKDPESAIRKTAAFEARYVRRKEVIAVLIGLMADEERFVAVTAIQSLWILTRHESEMHDWESSTREQRQEWAKEWTDWWASTNNTFQLPEPRQPRKPLLPQD, from the coding sequence ATGACCCTGGAGAGGTTTGCGTCGATCAGCGCAGTGATGGCGCTGGCTGTGGTGGGTGGGCTGGCAGATTTGGTGGCGGCGCAGGTGCCGGATGCTAGGCAGACACCCTACGGCTACGAGATGCCGCCTCAGCGGCAGGAGGCGCCCGACACTTCGATCGCACCGTCGAACAAACCGCTGAGCGCCGAGGAAGCGCAACGGGCTGAGGCGCTATTGCCGCTGCTGGAGGGCAAGCAGGAGTTCTGGGCGATCGGCGAGTTTGTGCATTTGGGAAAGCCGGCAGTGCCGGTGCTGGCCAAGGCCCTTGGGATGCCGAGCCCGCGCATCCGGTACAACGCAATTGAAACGATGTTGATGATCAAGGATCCCAGTGCCGTGCCGGCGCTGCTGGAGGTGGCGAAGAAGCTGGAGGAGCTGTCGCGCATCCGTGAGCACGCGTTGCGCGTGGCAGTGCGGTTGGATGGTGCGATGACGGCACCAGCGATCGAGGCGATGGCGAAGGATCCGGAATCGGCAATCCGGAAGACGGCTGCCTTCGAAGCACGGTATGTGCGGCGCAAGGAGGTGATTGCGGTTCTGATCGGATTGATGGCCGATGAAGAACGGTTCGTGGCGGTGACAGCGATTCAATCACTGTGGATTCTGACCCGCCACGAGAGCGAAATGCACGACTGGGAATCGTCTACCAGGGAGCAGCGTCAGGAATGGGCCAAGGAGTGGACCGACTGGTGGGCATCAACCAACAACACCTTCCAATTGCCAGAGCCGCGGCAGCCTCGCAAGCCGCTGCTGCCGCAAGATTGA
- a CDS encoding efflux RND transporter periplasmic adaptor subunit, whose translation MGLSTVKALSVRLFLALTLACLPLVACDRTDQPTSLSAATPKVPAQAAPAGDGPSRIETMTVEYSGVKTALTLNGRVNYGEDRFSRISSQLQGRVLEVQAKLGDRVKTGDILAAIDSPDIAAAYSTYVKETSELDFAVRAYELARDLYESKAIPFKDWKQAENDLNKERAEFRQAKERLLSLRVSAEELDKPIARQQITSRFELKSPLTGTVVERNVTPGQLVNGDPTQVLFTVADLDKLQVVADLYERDVNLVKVGQVAALSVESYPGTSFPAVISAIGDLVDPSTRIITVRALVNNETHQLKPGMFARLNIDVGDTTPFIAVPREAVLEIDGHDFVYVVEGASQYVKRQVKVAPAAGNQARILEGLTPGEQIVTKGAVFIKGHETKVPTG comes from the coding sequence ATGGGGCTATCGACCGTGAAGGCCTTATCCGTGCGCTTATTCTTAGCCTTAACTTTGGCCTGCCTGCCGCTTGTCGCCTGCGATCGGACTGACCAGCCGACGTCGCTGAGTGCCGCGACGCCAAAGGTGCCCGCGCAGGCCGCTCCGGCCGGCGACGGGCCGAGCCGGATCGAGACGATGACGGTGGAATACAGTGGTGTGAAGACAGCACTGACGCTGAACGGGCGAGTGAATTACGGCGAGGACCGGTTCTCGAGGATTTCATCGCAGTTGCAGGGCCGTGTTCTGGAGGTGCAGGCAAAGCTGGGCGACCGGGTCAAGACGGGGGACATTCTGGCGGCCATCGACAGTCCGGACATTGCTGCGGCCTATTCGACCTACGTCAAGGAGACCTCCGAGCTGGACTTCGCAGTGCGCGCCTACGAACTGGCCCGTGATCTCTACGAGAGCAAGGCGATTCCGTTCAAGGATTGGAAGCAGGCGGAAAACGATCTGAACAAGGAGCGGGCGGAATTCCGACAGGCCAAGGAACGGTTGCTTTCACTGCGGGTGTCAGCCGAGGAACTGGACAAGCCGATCGCTAGGCAGCAGATTACGTCACGGTTCGAGCTCAAAAGCCCGCTCACTGGGACGGTCGTGGAGCGGAATGTGACGCCCGGCCAGTTGGTCAACGGCGATCCCACGCAGGTCCTCTTCACCGTGGCTGATCTAGACAAACTGCAGGTTGTGGCCGATCTCTACGAGCGCGACGTCAATCTCGTCAAGGTCGGGCAGGTGGCGGCGTTGTCGGTGGAATCCTACCCGGGTACCAGTTTTCCGGCGGTGATCTCGGCCATCGGCGACCTGGTGGATCCTAGTACACGCATCATCACCGTCCGCGCCCTTGTCAACAACGAGACGCACCAGCTCAAGCCAGGGATGTTTGCCCGCCTGAACATCGACGTGGGCGACACAACGCCGTTCATTGCGGTCCCGCGCGAGGCCGTGTTGGAGATCGACGGGCATGACTTCGTCTACGTGGTGGAGGGGGCCAGCCAGTATGTGAAGCGGCAGGTGAAGGTTGCACCGGCGGCCGGCAATCAGGCGCGTATCCTGGAGGGACTCACGCCCGGCGAGCAGATCGTCACCAAGGGAGCCGTGTTCATCAAGGGACATGAAACCAAGGTGCCGACCGGATAA
- a CDS encoding efflux RND transporter permease subunit, producing MIPRIVEFSLKQRFFVCVLGLVLLFGGLYAFHILDVVAYPDPSPPMVEVITQYPGWSAEEIERQITIPIEVALTGMPGLTDIRSLSIFGLSDIKFYFDFNTKYFFDRQEVLNRLTTITLPGNVQPALSPWWAIAEIYRYELTSDGKTSLTELKAIQDWKLQREFKRVQGVVDVTAFGGTTKEYHVDLDPGALMSYGVTLQQVEDALTNSNANVGGNYLTIGAQSLNVRGLGLIENLRDIENVMVAEKNNTPVFIKNLGKVSIGHRIRLGKVGIDDRDDVVEGVVLLQRNYKALPVLERVKQKIEELNTWKLPPGVKIKTFYDRTVLIRTTMETVLDILISGIVLVLIILFVFLGHFRTAVIVALTVPMALLFTFSAMVLVGESANLISLGAIDFGIIVDSTLIMVESIFYHLAHRKNPGLTVPMHIMRAAREVGRPIFFATTIIIVAFIPLFTMTGVPGKIFAPMSLTYGFALAGALLMAFTLAPALCSLMLTGTVREQDTWVVGRLRTVYLKALRWALKHEVPVVGASAGLVVAMVLAVPYLGGEFMPALEEGNLWVRATMPVDIAFEQADRLTSEIRSIFRQYPEVTSVVSQLGRPDDGTDPTSFFNGEFLVNLKPKREWRSQLASKDALIEEIESRLSKIPGVTFNFSQVIQDNVQEAMSGVKGENTVKLYGTDLKTLEQKAVEIESVMKQVSGVKDLGIFRLVGQPNLLIQVDRDQCARYGLVVGDVNNVVQAAIGGQAVTQVFEGEKRFDLVVRFLPEYRRDEETIGNIQVSTPDGARIPLKQLATISTQTGAFIIYRENNERYIPIKFSVRGRDLESTVREAQTLLATKVEMPERYRMEWHGEFDQLQEEKKRLAQIVPGSLLIVLFLVYIAVKSFRNAVLVLATVPFALIGGVLSLLLTQTEFSISAAVGFISLFGVAIQGGLILIVRIQDLTEEGHDLQEAILASAEARMRPVLMTTLAAAIGLLPAAVATGIGAQAQQPLARVVVGGMLTSAALILLVLPVLYQIIHRSKEQKRQEGAKGT from the coding sequence ATGATTCCAAGAATTGTTGAATTTTCCCTGAAGCAGCGGTTCTTTGTCTGTGTTCTCGGCCTGGTGCTGCTCTTTGGCGGTCTCTACGCCTTCCATATTCTCGACGTCGTTGCCTATCCCGATCCCTCACCACCGATGGTGGAGGTGATCACCCAGTATCCCGGCTGGTCTGCCGAGGAAATCGAACGGCAGATCACCATCCCGATCGAGGTGGCGCTCACCGGTATGCCGGGGCTGACGGACATCCGCTCGCTGTCCATCTTCGGCCTAAGTGACATCAAGTTCTATTTCGATTTCAACACCAAGTACTTCTTTGACCGGCAGGAGGTGCTGAACCGGCTGACGACGATCACGCTGCCGGGGAACGTGCAACCAGCGCTCTCGCCCTGGTGGGCCATCGCGGAAATCTACCGCTACGAACTGACCTCCGACGGCAAGACGTCGCTGACGGAGTTGAAGGCGATCCAGGACTGGAAGCTGCAGCGCGAATTCAAGCGCGTGCAGGGTGTGGTCGATGTGACCGCCTTCGGCGGGACAACTAAGGAGTACCACGTCGATTTGGATCCGGGCGCGCTGATGAGCTACGGCGTGACACTTCAGCAGGTCGAGGACGCCCTGACCAACAGCAACGCCAACGTCGGCGGCAACTACCTGACAATCGGCGCGCAGAGTCTCAATGTCCGTGGCCTGGGCCTGATCGAGAATCTCCGTGACATCGAAAACGTCATGGTCGCGGAGAAGAACAATACGCCGGTGTTCATCAAGAATCTCGGCAAGGTCAGCATTGGACATCGGATTCGCCTTGGCAAAGTTGGCATCGACGATCGCGATGACGTGGTCGAAGGCGTGGTGCTGTTGCAGCGCAACTACAAGGCGTTGCCTGTGCTGGAACGGGTCAAACAGAAGATCGAGGAGTTGAATACCTGGAAGCTGCCACCGGGCGTCAAGATTAAGACCTTCTATGACCGCACGGTGTTGATCCGCACCACCATGGAGACCGTGCTGGATATTCTCATCAGCGGCATCGTGCTGGTGCTCATCATTCTCTTTGTATTTCTGGGGCATTTCCGGACCGCCGTGATTGTCGCGCTGACCGTGCCGATGGCCCTGTTGTTCACCTTCAGCGCGATGGTCCTAGTTGGGGAGTCGGCCAATCTCATTTCGCTGGGCGCGATTGACTTCGGGATCATCGTGGACTCGACCCTGATCATGGTGGAGAGCATTTTCTATCATCTGGCGCACCGAAAAAATCCGGGTTTGACCGTGCCCATGCACATCATGCGGGCGGCACGCGAGGTCGGGCGGCCGATCTTTTTCGCCACTACAATTATCATCGTAGCGTTCATTCCGCTATTCACGATGACCGGCGTGCCGGGAAAGATTTTTGCCCCCATGTCACTGACCTACGGTTTTGCACTCGCCGGGGCGTTGCTCATGGCCTTTACGCTGGCCCCCGCCCTCTGTTCCCTGATGTTGACCGGAACGGTCAGGGAGCAGGACACATGGGTCGTCGGTAGACTGCGCACGGTTTATCTGAAAGCCCTGCGGTGGGCGCTCAAGCATGAGGTGCCCGTAGTCGGCGCGTCTGCGGGACTGGTCGTGGCGATGGTGCTCGCCGTGCCGTATTTAGGTGGCGAGTTCATGCCAGCGCTGGAAGAAGGGAATCTCTGGGTCCGAGCCACGATGCCGGTGGACATCGCCTTTGAGCAGGCCGACCGGCTGACCTCAGAAATCCGCAGCATCTTCCGGCAGTACCCGGAAGTGACGAGCGTGGTGTCGCAGCTGGGCCGCCCGGACGATGGCACGGATCCGACGAGCTTTTTCAACGGCGAATTTTTAGTCAATCTCAAACCCAAACGGGAATGGCGGTCTCAGCTGGCATCCAAGGACGCCCTGATCGAGGAGATCGAGTCGCGCCTGTCAAAAATCCCTGGCGTGACGTTCAATTTCTCGCAGGTGATCCAAGACAACGTGCAGGAAGCCATGTCGGGTGTGAAGGGCGAGAATACGGTCAAGCTGTACGGCACGGACCTCAAGACGCTTGAGCAGAAAGCCGTGGAGATCGAATCGGTCATGAAGCAGGTGTCGGGCGTGAAGGACCTGGGCATTTTCCGTCTGGTCGGCCAGCCGAACCTCCTAATCCAGGTGGACCGCGACCAATGCGCGCGCTATGGCCTCGTAGTCGGGGACGTCAACAATGTCGTGCAGGCGGCAATCGGCGGGCAGGCGGTGACGCAGGTGTTTGAAGGGGAAAAACGGTTCGATCTGGTGGTGCGATTCCTTCCGGAATACCGGCGCGACGAGGAGACGATCGGGAACATTCAGGTCAGCACGCCAGACGGGGCGCGGATCCCGTTGAAGCAGCTCGCCACGATTTCGACGCAAACCGGCGCCTTCATCATTTATCGCGAGAACAACGAGCGGTACATCCCGATCAAATTCAGTGTGCGCGGGCGCGACTTAGAGAGTACGGTGCGCGAGGCCCAGACGCTGCTGGCCACGAAGGTGGAGATGCCAGAGCGGTACCGGATGGAGTGGCACGGCGAGTTCGACCAGCTGCAGGAGGAGAAGAAGCGCCTAGCGCAGATCGTACCAGGGAGCCTCCTGATCGTGCTCTTTTTAGTCTATATCGCCGTCAAGTCCTTCCGGAACGCGGTCCTGGTCCTGGCCACGGTGCCTTTTGCCCTCATCGGCGGGGTGTTATCGCTGCTCCTGACGCAGACGGAGTTCAGTATCTCCGCCGCCGTGGGATTTATTTCGCTGTTCGGCGTGGCAATCCAGGGCGGGTTGATTCTGATTGTGCGGATTCAGGACTTGACTGAGGAGGGGCACGATTTGCAGGAGGCAATTCTAGCGAGTGCGGAGGCGCGGATGCGGCCGGTGTTGATGACGACACTGGCGGCCGCCATCGGACTGTTGCCCGCAGCCGTGGCGACCGGGATCGGCGCGCAGGCCCAGCAGCCGCTGGCGCGTGTGGTGGTCGGCGGCATGCTGACCTCCGCGGCACTCATTCTGTTGGTGCTGCCGGTGTTGTATCAGATAATCCATCGGTCTAAAGAGCAGAAACGCCAGGAAGGGGCGAAAGGGACTTAG
- a CDS encoding ABC transporter permease, producing MNGAQSTQVDQRRWLVAPALVWWGLFVGAPLVIIGAISVASRGTYGGVEWPLTLSAYQSLADPLYLRIYLRSLMLATATTALCLLLGFPLARYMAGLPPRRQMVWLLLVMIPLWTNFLVRTYAWMFVLRADGLLNTVLIALDVIQAPLEILYTDWAVLIGLVYAHLPFMVLPLYASLERLDRSLIEAAQDLYASGWTRLTRIIVPLTKPGIVAGCVLVFIPSLGAYLTPDLLGGARTMMVGSLIQHEYLVVRDWPMGSAVSLVLLVLVTIGAWWLPRTGWMRTS from the coding sequence ATGAACGGCGCGCAGTCCACACAGGTGGACCAGAGACGCTGGCTGGTTGCGCCCGCGCTCGTCTGGTGGGGGCTGTTTGTCGGAGCGCCGTTGGTGATCATCGGGGCCATCAGCGTGGCCTCGCGCGGAACTTACGGCGGCGTGGAATGGCCGCTGACACTGTCCGCCTACCAGTCGCTCGCCGACCCGCTCTACCTGCGCATTTATCTCCGGTCGCTCATGCTCGCCACAGCAACTACAGCGCTCTGCCTGCTACTGGGATTTCCGCTGGCGAGGTACATGGCCGGTCTGCCGCCGCGCCGCCAGATGGTCTGGCTGCTGCTGGTGATGATTCCGCTCTGGACGAATTTTCTTGTCCGAACCTATGCGTGGATGTTCGTGTTACGGGCGGACGGTCTGCTGAACACCGTTCTGATAGCGCTAGACGTGATCCAGGCGCCGCTAGAGATTCTCTATACCGACTGGGCCGTGCTGATCGGGCTGGTTTATGCTCATCTTCCCTTCATGGTGCTGCCGCTGTACGCTTCGCTTGAGCGCCTCGATCGCTCGTTGATCGAAGCGGCCCAGGACCTCTACGCATCCGGGTGGACGCGGTTGACCCGGATCATCGTGCCGCTCACGAAGCCGGGCATCGTTGCGGGATGCGTACTGGTCTTTATTCCATCGCTGGGTGCTTATCTGACGCCGGATTTGCTGGGTGGTGCGCGCACCATGATGGTCGGCTCTCTGATCCAGCACGAATATCTCGTCGTGCGTGACTGGCCCATGGGATCGGCCGTCTCGCTGGTGCTGCTGGTGCTGGTAACAATTGGCGCGTGGTGGTTGCCGCGCACGGGATGGATGCGAACGTCATGA
- the glgC gene encoding glucose-1-phosphate adenylyltransferase has translation MNKIFTMILAGGKGERLHPLTEYRAKPAVPFGGKYRIIDATLSNCFNSGLRKIAVLIQYKSWSLDRHIRTAWSILSPEVGEFVASIPPQQRISEDWYRGTADAVYQNMFLLDNERSEYLLVLAGDHIYKMNYAEMFECLITKQADTVVGAIEFPIAEAGRFGVIGCDDDFRIRRFDEKPTSPVPMPGDPTQALVSMGIYLFKTDFLRKYLLADAQAGTVHDFGQNIIPQMIQQGRVFAFKFHDKNQKAAKYWRDIGTLDAYWEANMDLVAVDPLFNLYDQDWPLRTSQGQYPPAKFVFAQDYPGGRMGVALDSMVSGGCIISGARVQNSVLAPDVHVQDHSEIRDSVVMEHVRIGPQCKIRRAIIDKDVVIPAKTEIGYNLDLDRTRFHVTESGLVVISKGMKLDAALHSSG, from the coding sequence GTGAACAAAATCTTCACAATGATCCTCGCCGGCGGCAAGGGCGAGCGGCTGCATCCCCTGACTGAATACCGCGCCAAGCCGGCCGTCCCCTTTGGGGGCAAGTACCGGATCATCGACGCCACACTCAGCAACTGCTTCAATTCCGGTCTTCGGAAAATCGCCGTCCTCATTCAATATAAGTCGTGGTCGCTAGACCGTCACATCCGGACCGCCTGGAGTATTCTGAGCCCTGAAGTCGGCGAGTTCGTCGCGTCCATTCCACCCCAGCAGCGCATCAGCGAGGATTGGTACCGCGGCACAGCCGACGCGGTCTACCAGAACATGTTCCTTCTCGACAACGAACGCTCCGAATATCTACTCGTGCTAGCCGGCGACCACATTTACAAGATGAACTATGCGGAGATGTTCGAGTGCCTGATCACAAAACAGGCCGATACCGTCGTGGGCGCGATCGAGTTTCCTATTGCAGAGGCCGGCCGTTTCGGCGTCATCGGCTGCGATGACGATTTCCGAATCCGCCGGTTCGACGAAAAGCCGACCTCCCCCGTGCCCATGCCCGGCGATCCAACTCAGGCCCTTGTCTCCATGGGCATTTACCTGTTCAAGACGGATTTTCTCCGGAAATATCTACTGGCGGATGCGCAAGCGGGCACCGTGCACGACTTCGGCCAGAACATAATTCCGCAGATGATTCAGCAGGGTCGCGTCTTCGCATTTAAGTTTCACGACAAAAACCAGAAGGCTGCCAAATACTGGCGCGACATCGGAACGCTCGACGCCTATTGGGAAGCCAACATGGATCTCGTGGCCGTGGACCCGCTCTTCAACCTCTACGATCAGGACTGGCCGCTGCGGACCTCTCAGGGACAGTACCCGCCGGCCAAATTCGTGTTTGCGCAGGACTACCCGGGCGGCCGTATGGGCGTGGCGCTAGACTCGATGGTCAGCGGTGGCTGCATCATCTCGGGCGCGCGCGTGCAGAATTCGGTGCTTGCGCCGGACGTCCACGTGCAGGACCACAGCGAGATCCGCGACTCCGTTGTCATGGAGCACGTGCGCATCGGCCCGCAGTGCAAGATCCGCCGCGCCATTATCGACAAAGATGTGGTCATTCCAGCCAAAACCGAGATTGGGTACAATCTCGATCTTGACCGCACACGGTTTCACGTCACCGAATCGGGCCTCGTCGTTATTTCCAAAGGAATGAAACTGGATGCCGCCCTCCATTCATCCGGTTGA